One Scomber japonicus isolate fScoJap1 chromosome 1, fScoJap1.pri, whole genome shotgun sequence DNA window includes the following coding sequences:
- the LOC128359721 gene encoding ras-related protein Rab-8B codes for MAKTYDYLFKLLLIGDSGVGKTCLLFRFSEDAFNTTFISTIGIDFKIRTIELDGKKIKLQIWDTAGQERFRTITTAYYRGAMGIMLVYDITNEKSFDNIRNWIRNIEEHASSDVERMVLGNKCDMNDKRQVSKERGEKLAIDFGIKFLETSAKSSINVEEAFMTLGRDIMSRLSRKMSDNNPSGGGGPVKITESRSKKSFFRCSLL; via the exons ATGGCGAAGACGTACGACTATCTGTTCAAGCTGCTGCTGATCGGTGACAGCGGAGTCGGTAAAACCTGCCTGCTGTTCCGGTTCAGCGAGGACGCGTTCAACACCACCTTCATCTCTACTATAG gaATCGATTTTAAAATCCGAACAATCGAGTTGGACGGAAAGAAAATCAAACTGCAGATTTG GGACACGGCGGGTCAGGAGAGGTTCAGGACCATCACCACCGCTTATTACCGAGGAGCCATG GGCATCATGCTGGTTTATGACATCACCAACGAGAAATCCTTCGACAACATCAGGAACTGGATACGAAACATCGAGGAG CATGCGTCCTCAGATGTGGAGCGGATGGTTCTGGGAAACAAATGCGACATGAACGACAAAAGACAAGTGTccaaagagagaggagagaag CTGGCGATCGATTTCGGGATCAAGTTTTTGGAAACGAGCGCGAAGTCGAGCATCAACGTTGAAGAG GCCTTCATGACTCTGGGAAGAGACATCATGAGCAGACTCAGCAGGAAAATG AGTGACAACAATCCGTCTGGAGGAGGCGGGCCGGTTAAAATCACAGAGTCTCGCTCCAAAAAAAGCTTCTTCAGGTGTTCGCTGCTGTAG